ccctctcttgtcCATGAGCGGAGAAGTTTCTGTCCTGCACCTGCAACATAGATGGGAAAGAGAAAAGTTAAGTCAGCGCCccctcaatcacacacacacacacacacacacactcacacacacacacacacactcacacacactcacacacacacacacacacactcacacacacacacacacacaaaacccatTCAGGCTGCAGACAGTCTGGCGCCGGCTGGAAAACTCTTCATTAAAGCTGATAGAAGCAAAACGTCCGTGTTGCCTCAGTTCTCATCCAGCTGTGAGCTGCTTGAACAGCTCATAGAGAAGCTGTTCGTTTTAAAGCTACTTAAATAAAAGTGTAAGAGTAAATAAACCGTTTTAAAGCTACTTAAATCTGTCAAAAAGTGTAAGAGTAAATAAACCGactgtttagctagctagcaacaccacaaaCTAACAATCAACAAACTTGATCAGTGTTTAAAAATAATCACTAAATGCTTTTATAAATTCACTAGCTAAATTAAGAGATGAAGTTAAGCCTCGTTTCTGTGAGGACTGGAGGAGAGTGTAAGCCGAAAGCGCCACACGAATCTGAGTGattttcaaatgtaaaaaaaaaaacatctaaaaacattTATATTGAACTTATTTCTCTTTATAACGTAGGAATTAATAATTTTGACCGAAATCGCGAAGAATCTCATCGTCTTCTGGTGGAAATAAGGTGGAACTTTTCTGAGGGGATTCTGTTAGCATCGGTGGCTAACTCAAACTGACCGTTGGAACGCGCGAGCCGGAGCCTCGTTGCCTTAGTGACAGAGAGTTCCGTCTTCTTTGGGGAAGGAGATCTCGGAGCTCTGAGGGGGAAACAGGGGGAAACAGGGGGAAACACGCAGAATTAGAGTAAGAAACTGCAGCTTATTGCTCAACAATGTCGTCGGTTAATTTTAATAACTTTTAGCCGCTTTACAAGCAGCGTCCCCGGCTGCAAGCTCTCACCTGCAGCGCCCTCAGCACGTCCGCCGAGTTCTGGACTCTGTCCGCCTCGCCTTCCAGCGCGATCTGGAGGTCGAATATGTAGTCGATGACATGCTGGAGGATTTCCACCTGACTGACCGACTTGTCCTGCGGGATGCTGGGCACCAGCTCCTTGAGTTTCGAGTAGCAGTCGTTCATGTCCGACAGCTCACACGGACTCCTGCTGCGGCTGATGGACAGGCTCTGCTCGGAAACGCAGCAAACCGCCTCGTAACAGCCTCTGACGGAGCGGACTGGACTGATGGCCTTCatttctctgctctctgttttcgtcaacaacaacaacaacaacaacaaaaagaagaaaatccaactCGGTCAGGCGCAGATATCCACAGTAAGAGCTTCCAGCCCACAGGGGAAAAACAAGCACGTCTCGTTATCTAGCGTTaacagcagcagcggcggcggcggcggcggcgcaCTCAGTGGTAAGTGACAGCGGCGAAGGGCGGCTTTTGTTTTATACTCGAGCTTCCGAAGCTCCGCCTACTccgcaaaaacaaacaaacactcatGCTCCGCGGAGCCAATGAGCGGACAAATATGTTAATGAGAGACTCGCTACTGGTCGCGGCCGGTAAAAGAGGAGGAGCTGTGCGGAGCTCTATAGGGGGAATATCAGATCTGCGGTGAAGTGAAGTGGAGATTTGAGGTCAGTGAACCCGAACTGCTGCGGGTCAGTAAGAGCACTGGGCTGAGAGAAGGAGCGCGGCTGGAAAACTGGACTCATAGGAGGAACTTCTCCTTAGTGTTGAAGCTAAAGGGTCAATAGTACTGGACAGTAATCTAGACGGACAAAGTACTATAATATGAGGAGACCCAACTGGCCACCAACATCAGTGGACTGATTTCTGGTTGAGCAAAATTCAACGTCTAGTCAACGTCATACATTTGACATCCACTCATCGTGATATTCTAACATCATCAGAcgtttgtgttttgttgttttgaagTTGTTAAGAAAGCAAAATCCAACATCTTCAACATGCCAACACTGCATTCACGCTGAGTACCAATGTCTGATAGCTCATCCAAAATCATAACCTCAACGTCCACTCAATGTGACAATCTAACATCAATTCCAGCAGCACTGGAGGTTTATCTTCTGAAGCTAGACGTTAACCCAACGTTGTTTTTTTCAATATCTGACTTTTATTTCCAGCTGAAATGCAACATCTGCCCAACGTTGGGTGTTGATGTCAagctaatgtttttgttttcattcctaACTAATATTTAACGTCCGTCCAATGTTAGAGTCCAAGGTCTTTCTGGCGTCAGACGCACGCCCGGTGCCTGCTGGGTAAATAGGTGCCATTGTAGAAGcgtttaattaatttaatgcgTAAAACACAAATCTGTTACTCCCATGACTAGCCAGACATCCTggcgtcacacacacacacacacacacacacacacacacacacatgcagctcaCACTTTTGAGACAACACAGCGGTTCAAGAAGCTAAGAAAAGTGCTTTTATGCATCTCGACCGCAAGTCCGCACAAGATCTCAGAGTATtcttgttattataattattattattgataataataaacactgtcTGAATAATGCATGAACGGTTTGACAACAGGGCCACCGTACATTCTATAAATAGTGCAGAAGCTTTGCGTGTGTTTATACgcgtgtttatgtgtgtgtgagagagaaaccTCTGCGTTCTCTGCGT
The Salminus brasiliensis chromosome 10, fSalBra1.hap2, whole genome shotgun sequence genome window above contains:
- the id3 gene encoding DNA-binding protein inhibitor ID-3, encoding MKAISPVRSVRGCYEAVCCVSEQSLSISRSRSPCELSDMNDCYSKLKELVPSIPQDKSVSQVEILQHVIDYIFDLQIALEGEADRVQNSADVLRALQSSEISFPKEDGTLCH